In Anaerobacillus sp. CMMVII, a single window of DNA contains:
- a CDS encoding type II secretion system F family protein → MIAALISGLLLNLILGNLLFLIVGFLVGYLVPIWWVKKKHTERLRKFNEGLPDMITTIIGSLRAGFSFQQALKSVVDEADSPIRDEMDIVIKEMQYGRSIEESLNELKERMPSEDLDLMIQAILIQRQVGGNLATILDKIVETIRDRTRIQQQILTLTAQGRLSGMVIGFLPIILGLLIYVISPDYMASLFNNPIGLLMVGVGLFFGTIGFIFIRKLTSIEV, encoded by the coding sequence TTGATAGCTGCTTTAATATCTGGACTCTTGTTAAATCTAATTCTAGGGAATTTACTATTTTTAATCGTGGGGTTTTTAGTTGGTTATTTAGTACCGATTTGGTGGGTAAAAAAGAAACATACCGAAAGGTTACGAAAGTTTAATGAAGGATTACCTGATATGATTACAACTATCATTGGTTCATTACGGGCGGGATTTAGCTTTCAACAGGCATTAAAATCAGTGGTGGATGAAGCAGATTCGCCGATTAGAGATGAAATGGATATCGTCATCAAAGAAATGCAATATGGACGGAGTATTGAAGAATCCCTAAATGAATTAAAAGAAAGAATGCCTAGCGAAGACTTAGATTTAATGATCCAAGCGATCTTGATTCAACGTCAAGTTGGAGGTAATCTTGCAACAATCTTAGATAAAATTGTAGAAACGATAAGAGACCGAACAAGAATACAGCAACAAATCTTAACTCTAACAGCCCAAGGAAGGCTTTCGGGGATGGTGATTGGATTTCTCCCTATTATTCTAGGGTTATTAATTTATGTAATTAGCCCTGATTATATGGCGAGTCTATTCAATAATCCTATAGGACTATTGATGGTGGGTGTAGGGTTATTTTTTGGAACTATTGGTTTTATTTTCATTCGTAAATTAACATCAATTGAGGTGTAA
- a CDS encoding sulfate/molybdate ABC transporter ATP-binding protein, which translates to MLYVDIKKSLGSFKLDVAFQVEKGIVGILGPSGCGKSLTLQAIAGLLKPDSGTISIGERTLFDHEKNITIPTRDRKVGYVFQNYALFPHLTVAENIGFGLKKLAKDEKNKKIAEMLQIIQLTGLENRYPNELSGGQQQRVALARTLVTEPEILLLDEPFSALDQHVKKHLEFELLEIIKRSFSGVVLFVTHNIEEAYRLCDYLCLYDSGKTIQLGQKEEVLQRPVTKAAAQIVGCENVFAVEMVKEKTIVTNGIELQTASPIPNLTKYIGIHSYDVSFVRNEQSENTFSYEICSVVDGIDHSIVTVAVGKLTVKVNVPKSTVKEICNGELTLHFPVEKLFIMGG; encoded by the coding sequence ATGTTATATGTAGACATCAAAAAATCTCTTGGAAGCTTTAAGCTTGATGTCGCCTTCCAAGTAGAAAAAGGAATTGTTGGGATATTAGGACCCTCTGGTTGTGGTAAAAGTTTAACACTACAAGCCATTGCAGGATTGTTAAAACCTGACTCCGGAACAATCTCAATTGGAGAACGAACATTATTTGACCATGAAAAGAACATTACTATTCCAACCCGAGATCGCAAAGTTGGGTACGTCTTTCAAAATTATGCCCTCTTTCCTCACCTAACTGTTGCAGAGAATATTGGTTTTGGTTTAAAGAAACTCGCTAAGGACGAAAAAAACAAAAAGATCGCCGAGATGCTTCAGATTATTCAATTGACAGGGTTAGAAAATCGCTATCCTAATGAATTATCTGGAGGTCAGCAGCAACGTGTCGCCTTGGCGAGAACGCTTGTGACAGAACCTGAAATTCTATTATTGGACGAACCATTTTCCGCCCTAGATCAACACGTGAAAAAACACCTTGAATTTGAGTTATTGGAGATTATTAAACGAAGCTTTTCTGGAGTTGTTCTCTTTGTGACGCACAATATCGAGGAAGCATATCGACTATGTGATTATCTTTGCTTGTATGACAGTGGTAAGACCATTCAGTTAGGTCAAAAAGAAGAGGTGCTTCAACGGCCGGTCACGAAGGCAGCAGCACAGATCGTTGGGTGTGAGAATGTGTTTGCGGTTGAAATGGTAAAAGAAAAAACAATAGTTACGAATGGGATTGAACTACAAACTGCAAGCCCTATTCCTAATCTCACAAAATATATAGGCATTCACAGCTACGATGTCTCGTTTGTACGAAATGAACAGTCTGAAAATACGTTTAGTTACGAGATATGTAGCGTTGTTGATGGGATTGATCATTCAATAGTGACAGTGGCAGTGGGTAAGTTAACAGTTAAAGTAAACGTGCCCAAATCAACAGTGAAGGAAATATGTAATGGTGAACTAACGCTTCATTTTCCAGTGGAAAAGTTGTTTATAATGGGTGGGTAG
- the modB gene encoding molybdate ABC transporter permease subunit, producing the protein MEQINLFPLFLSFRVALTATLLTIIIGLPIAFFLSRSKSKVADFLDTIITLPIVLPPTVLGYYLLVLLGRQSGIGRFLEENFNIMIVFTPTGAVIAAMVVSIPFLIKSAKAAFANIDPNLVNAARVLGRTELNIFLTIIIPLAWRGIVAGITLGFARALGDFGTTLMVAGSIPNKTMTMPIAIYDALLAGNRDLANILVFIMTAVSLTVLFTINRLENKVSKGGRT; encoded by the coding sequence ATGGAGCAAATTAATCTATTTCCACTATTTTTATCTTTCAGAGTTGCTCTCACAGCAACTCTTTTAACTATTATTATCGGGCTGCCGATTGCGTTCTTTTTAAGTCGTTCTAAAAGTAAGGTCGCTGACTTTTTAGATACGATTATTACGTTGCCAATTGTTTTACCACCAACTGTGCTTGGTTATTACTTACTCGTACTGTTAGGAAGACAAAGCGGCATTGGCAGGTTTCTTGAAGAAAACTTTAATATCATGATCGTCTTTACACCAACAGGAGCAGTTATTGCAGCGATGGTTGTTTCAATCCCATTTTTAATCAAGTCAGCCAAAGCCGCGTTTGCTAATATCGATCCTAACCTGGTCAATGCAGCAAGGGTCTTGGGTAGAACAGAATTAAATATCTTTCTTACAATAATCATTCCCTTAGCCTGGAGAGGTATTGTCGCTGGAATTACCCTTGGCTTTGCTAGAGCATTAGGAGATTTCGGGACAACTTTAATGGTCGCCGGAAGCATCCCAAATAAAACAATGACAATGCCAATTGCCATTTACGATGCACTCTTGGCTGGTAACCGGGATTTAGCTAACATTCTAGTATTCATAATGACAGCTGTGTCCCTAACTGTATTGTTTACGATCAACCGCCTCGAGAACAAAGTTTCCAAAGGAGGGCGAACATAA
- a CDS encoding type II secretion system F family protein: MMYFTFFLTIMLFVIALFKLKQKKPKVNKNRRIELLLNSIPLENSEEQIEKGKDSFYRRVIYPLLQDYKRSFRQRLPGDKVEKIELKLLQAGSPFNMTPVEFRLLQLGLFLLLPILFGIYGMLVKGQLSSAIIFGLIGLIVGLILPNFYLKQKTKQRSKQALRELPDTLDLLTVSLEAGLGFDAALSKIVSKKEGVLSSEFTRCLEEMRLGKTRREALTGVKERLVVQEISSLINNILQAEKLGIGMVQVLRIQSEDVRERRKQRAEEEAMKAPIKMLFPLVLFIFPSLFIVLLGPAVIQIIETFSNQ; this comes from the coding sequence ATGATGTATTTCACCTTTTTCTTAACTATTATGTTATTCGTGATTGCGCTGTTTAAGTTGAAGCAAAAAAAGCCAAAGGTTAATAAAAATCGGAGAATAGAACTTCTTTTAAATTCCATACCGCTAGAAAACAGTGAAGAACAAATAGAAAAAGGAAAAGATTCTTTTTATCGTAGGGTTATTTATCCGCTTTTGCAGGATTATAAAAGAAGCTTTAGACAGAGGTTGCCAGGTGATAAAGTAGAAAAAATCGAGTTGAAGCTCTTGCAGGCTGGTAGTCCTTTTAACATGACCCCTGTCGAATTTCGGTTACTTCAACTAGGCCTCTTTTTATTGTTACCGATCCTCTTCGGTATTTATGGTATGTTAGTAAAAGGGCAGCTTAGTAGTGCAATAATATTTGGCCTGATTGGATTAATTGTCGGTCTCATTCTTCCAAACTTTTATTTGAAACAAAAGACAAAACAAAGAAGTAAACAAGCATTAAGAGAGCTTCCAGATACCCTTGATCTTTTGACTGTAAGTTTAGAAGCTGGACTGGGTTTTGATGCGGCTTTGAGTAAAATTGTTTCTAAAAAAGAGGGTGTTTTAAGCAGTGAATTTACTCGCTGTTTAGAGGAAATGCGCCTTGGAAAAACGAGACGAGAGGCATTAACAGGTGTAAAAGAGCGGTTAGTCGTTCAGGAGATAAGTAGTCTCATTAATAATATCCTTCAAGCCGAGAAACTTGGAATTGGAATGGTTCAAGTTCTAAGAATACAATCTGAAGATGTTAGGGAACGTAGAAAGCAGCGAGCAGAAGAAGAGGCGATGAAGGCACCGATTAAAATGCTTTTCCCTCTAGTTTTGTTCATCTTTCCAAGTTTGTTCATCGTACTCTTAGGCCCAGCTGTTATTCAAATAATAGAAACGTTTAGTAATCAGTAA
- a CDS encoding CpaF family protein has protein sequence MKSQLHKKIITEYKTSDIDEIVSKLNDMVTEIIEDEKSLRGNIDSKKVVSEMINDLTGFGPINPLLNDPEVSEVMVNGPNQVFAERKGKLQLTDVTFRDNDHVLQVIEKIVAPIGRRIDESSPMVDARLPDGSRVNAIIPPLALNGPTITIRKFAEDPFKVSDLVGFGTLTAEMAIFLDACVKSSLNIFVSGGTGSGKTTTLNVLSSFIPEDERIVTIEDAAELQLGQEHVISLETRPPNIEGKGAITIRDLVRNSLRMRPDRIVIGEVRGAEALDMLQAMNTGHDGSLATGHSNSPRDMISRLETMVLLGGVDLPVRAIREQIAGAIDLIIQQSRLKDGSRKITNITEVQGLEGDVIVLQDIFVFQQRGVDSKGKIIGKLVPTGVRPKFYSRLENSGLYIPPNVFIEEEDVS, from the coding sequence ATTAAAAGTCAGCTTCATAAAAAAATTATCACAGAATATAAAACATCGGATATCGATGAAATTGTTTCTAAGTTAAATGACATGGTAACGGAGATTATTGAAGATGAAAAATCACTTCGAGGAAATATCGATTCTAAAAAAGTCGTTTCAGAAATGATCAATGACTTAACTGGATTTGGCCCTATTAATCCACTCTTAAATGATCCGGAAGTGTCAGAAGTGATGGTCAATGGGCCAAACCAAGTATTTGCTGAACGGAAAGGCAAACTCCAACTAACTGATGTTACATTTCGTGATAATGATCATGTTTTACAAGTGATTGAAAAAATTGTTGCACCAATAGGCCGTCGGATTGATGAAAGCAGCCCAATGGTTGACGCGAGATTACCCGATGGTTCCCGTGTAAATGCAATTATTCCTCCCCTAGCTTTAAACGGTCCAACGATTACAATTCGAAAGTTCGCCGAGGATCCCTTTAAAGTTTCGGATTTAGTAGGCTTTGGGACCCTAACTGCTGAGATGGCCATTTTCTTAGATGCTTGTGTAAAATCAAGTCTTAATATATTTGTTAGTGGAGGAACAGGCTCAGGAAAAACAACGACATTAAATGTCTTATCCTCGTTTATACCTGAGGATGAGCGAATCGTTACAATTGAAGATGCCGCAGAATTACAGCTGGGTCAAGAGCATGTCATTTCCTTAGAAACAAGACCTCCTAATATTGAGGGGAAAGGCGCGATAACGATCCGTGACTTGGTTAGAAATTCATTACGGATGAGACCAGATCGAATTGTTATTGGTGAGGTTCGTGGTGCTGAAGCATTAGACATGCTTCAAGCAATGAACACTGGTCATGATGGCTCTCTCGCAACAGGTCACTCTAATAGCCCGAGGGATATGATTTCTCGTTTGGAAACGATGGTTTTACTGGGCGGTGTTGACCTTCCGGTAAGGGCAATCCGTGAACAGATTGCAGGTGCAATTGATTTAATCATTCAACAATCGCGTTTGAAGGATGGTTCACGGAAAATAACCAATATTACTGAGGTTCAAGGATTAGAGGGAGACGTTATTGTTTTGCAAGACATTTTTGTTTTCCAGCAAAGAGGAGTAGATAGCAAAGGTAAAATTATTGGAAAACTTGTTCCTACTGGAGTTCGCCCTAAGTTTTACAGTCGTCTCGAGAATTCTGGCCTGTATATCCCACCAAACGTATTCATTGAAGAGGAGGATGTTTCATAA